The nucleotide window CATCAGCCGCCGGTTGACCTCGGTGGAGATCCATTCACGCGCGTGCTGGGTGGAGCTGTAGAGGACGGCCGGACGCCTGCCGTCCGGTTGCTCTTGAGCGCCCTGGGTCAGCTTGACCGCGATGATCTCGCGACCCTGGCCGGTGTGGCCGAGAACCTCAAGCTTCACCAGCTGGGGGTTGTTGCGCGCCGCGGCGTAGAGTTGGTCGCGGATACCGCCGGACTCGTCGAACGAGCGCCAGACGGTGAAGCCGTTGGCGGCCTGTTGCGCCGCGAACTCCTGGACGGTCAAGCCCCCTTTGACCCGGGTCAGCTTCAAGTCGACTCCCCGGCCCCGAAGCCGGTCGGCCTGGGCCTGGTCGAGGACCAGGTCGAGCTCGATGCCATTCGCGACCCGT belongs to Actinomycetota bacterium and includes:
- a CDS encoding M14 family zinc carboxypeptidase, translating into MVQADEIATIAEQGIEVSGQRRVANGIELDLVLDQAQADRLRGRGVDLKLTRVKGGLTVQEFAAQQAANGFTVWRSFDESGGIRDQLYAAARNNPQLVKLEVLGHTGQGREIIAVKLTQGAQEQPDGRRPAVLYSSTQHAREWISTEVNRRLM